A section of the Tepidanaerobacter syntrophicus genome encodes:
- a CDS encoding PTS system mannose/fructose/sorbose family transporter subunit IID, producing the protein MKESSKKLTRKDIDRMSLRSIILQAGFNFERMQAGGFTASMLPAIKKIYGDKKEEVSEFMTYNMEFMNTEPHMATFLMGLILSLEESGEDRSLIKNLRNGLFGPLAGIGDAIFWFTLLPISAAICSSINQQGSILGPILYLAIWFLAAISRIWFGRLGYSLGVNAIPMIQENANILTKVAGILGVTVVGGLIPSYVDFSFRPELKIAGTVGVQDIFNSILPNLLPLGFVFLLYYLIKEKRMKTINLILYIIIFSLIMSLLNLM; encoded by the coding sequence ATGAAGGAATCTAGTAAAAAATTAACACGAAAAGATATTGACAGAATGAGCCTGCGTTCTATAATCTTACAAGCTGGTTTCAACTTTGAAAGAATGCAGGCCGGTGGATTTACGGCCTCGATGTTGCCGGCTATCAAGAAAATTTATGGAGACAAAAAAGAAGAAGTATCTGAATTTATGACCTATAATATGGAATTTATGAATACAGAGCCTCATATGGCCACGTTTTTAATGGGACTTATATTGTCACTTGAGGAGTCCGGAGAAGACAGGAGTTTAATTAAAAACCTAAGAAACGGATTATTTGGTCCTCTGGCAGGAATAGGCGATGCAATATTCTGGTTTACACTGCTCCCGATTTCAGCGGCAATTTGCAGCTCCATCAACCAGCAGGGTTCGATCTTGGGCCCGATTTTATACTTAGCAATATGGTTTTTGGCAGCGATTTCCAGGATATGGTTTGGACGTTTAGGATATTCTCTAGGTGTTAATGCGATACCAATGATTCAAGAAAATGCCAATATCTTAACTAAAGTTGCAGGTATTTTAGGAGTCACGGTTGTAGGCGGCTTAATCCCCTCCTATGTAGATTTTAGTTTTAGGCCGGAACTTAAAATTGCCGGGACAGTTGGAGTGCAAGACATATTTAATTCTATTTTACCAAATCTATTGCCGTTGGGTTTTGTCTTTTTGCTTTATTATCTTATAAAAGAAAAACGTATGAAGACAATAAATTTGATTTTGTATATAATAATTTTCTCTCTTATAATGTCGTTGTTAAACCTAATGTAA
- the agaC gene encoding PTS galactosamine transporter subunit IIC, whose product MEVTLAQGIWIAIMAFICGIDFSLEAFFWFRPIIAAFFTGIILGDVQLGLAAGAITELAYVGLLTIGGTVPPNPLMAGIMTVIIAYTTGSSPEAALALSLPFALLMQWINIFYHSAFSVFLVPVLDRKAAEADTNGFTRAVILGAIIVGLTYAVVTFVSAYVAQEPIARFVTSFPTWFVHGFEICGQLLPGVGLALLLRTMLTGDNAPFLFIGFLMATYLELGNVLPVAIAGTVAAVLVYKSEKKSAQLRTEGGGPDEGI is encoded by the coding sequence ATGGAAGTTACTTTAGCTCAAGGTATTTGGATCGCAATAATGGCCTTTATCTGCGGCATAGACTTTTCTCTTGAAGCATTCTTCTGGTTTAGGCCGATTATTGCAGCGTTTTTTACCGGTATAATTCTTGGAGATGTACAATTAGGCTTGGCCGCAGGTGCAATTACAGAATTAGCCTATGTTGGATTACTAACAATAGGCGGTACTGTACCGCCAAACCCGCTAATGGCAGGAATCATGACAGTTATCATTGCGTACACCACCGGCAGCAGCCCTGAAGCTGCGCTTGCACTGTCACTGCCTTTTGCGCTTTTGATGCAGTGGATAAATATTTTTTACCATTCCGCATTTTCAGTTTTTCTGGTGCCTGTGCTGGACAGAAAAGCGGCTGAAGCTGATACAAATGGGTTTACTAGAGCTGTAATACTAGGAGCAATAATTGTTGGTCTGACGTACGCTGTGGTTACTTTCGTATCTGCATATGTAGCGCAAGAACCTATTGCTCGATTTGTTACCTCGTTTCCAACTTGGTTTGTTCACGGCTTTGAAATCTGCGGCCAGCTGCTACCAGGCGTAGGTCTTGCTTTGCTGCTTAGGACAATGTTGACCGGAGATAACGCGCCTTTCTTGTTTATCGGATTTTTGATGGCAACTTACTTAGAATTAGGAAATGTTTTGCCTGTTGCTATTGCTGGCACGGTAGCCGCTGTTTTGGTATATAAATCTGAAAAGAAGTCTGCACAACTTAGAACTGAGGGAGGTGGCCCGGATGAAGGAATCTAG
- a CDS encoding SIS domain-containing protein: protein MAVKETMMDYIKETSIIGKANTEAAEEIVAPLVNEFLKREYKNIVIIASGSSNNAATTARLYMEKSLNMDVKVVTPFTFEHYDHRLTEDTFVFGITQSGRSTNTISALEKVKKLGREAIALTGFPESEVKNHCDVVIDFKVGIETVGYVTKGYVMTVLYLTLFALMASKKLNLKTENEVAKDIKQILDAFSIHPEAVQKSIEFYNKHKEIFTRMKRLQICGYGPNFGTAVEGALKISETFGIPASPYEIEEFMHGGYLELTPEHVVVLINSGGAGSQRTLEVYNALHIITQNVFMIGSFDLPEEDKILRIKHNIDEWFNTLFLVVPFQVLAHMICTDLDIWGKAEEIIKFENAIKSKTEKPDYLQ, encoded by the coding sequence ATGGCCGTTAAGGAAACAATGATGGATTATATCAAAGAAACTTCTATAATTGGCAAGGCAAATACTGAAGCGGCAGAGGAAATTGTAGCTCCTTTGGTAAATGAATTTTTAAAAAGAGAGTACAAAAATATAGTAATAATTGCATCAGGTTCTTCTAACAATGCTGCTACTACCGCAAGATTATATATGGAAAAAAGTTTAAACATGGATGTGAAAGTAGTTACACCCTTTACGTTTGAACATTATGATCACCGTTTAACAGAGGATACCTTTGTATTTGGAATAACCCAAAGCGGACGCAGCACAAATACAATTTCAGCATTAGAAAAAGTAAAAAAGTTAGGCAGAGAAGCTATAGCGCTAACCGGTTTTCCTGAAAGCGAGGTTAAAAATCACTGCGATGTTGTGATAGACTTTAAAGTTGGGATAGAAACTGTGGGCTATGTAACAAAGGGATACGTAATGACAGTCCTATATCTTACGCTTTTTGCCCTTATGGCATCTAAAAAACTTAATTTAAAAACGGAAAATGAAGTCGCAAAAGACATAAAGCAAATCCTTGACGCTTTTTCGATTCATCCCGAGGCCGTTCAAAAGTCAATTGAATTCTATAATAAACATAAAGAAATTTTTACCAGAATGAAACGCTTACAAATATGCGGCTACGGGCCAAATTTTGGCACTGCCGTGGAAGGAGCTCTAAAGATAAGCGAAACTTTTGGGATACCTGCCAGCCCTTATGAAATAGAGGAGTTTATGCATGGAGGATATTTAGAGCTTACACCTGAGCATGTGGTTGTATTAATCAATTCCGGCGGTGCAGGGAGCCAAAGGACTTTGGAAGTTTATAATGCACTTCACATAATCACTCAAAATGTATTTATGATAGGGTCTTTCGACCTACCTGAGGAAGATAAGATTTTACGCATAAAACACAATATAGATGAATGGTTCAACACTTTATTTTTAGTTGTCCCATTTCAGGTGCTTGCCCATATGATATGCACAGATCTTGATATTTGGGGTAAAGCTGAAGAAATTATTAAATTTGAGAATGCAATAAAGAGCAAAACCGAAAAGCCTGACTACCTTCAATAA
- the agaF gene encoding PTS galactosamine/N-acetylgalactosamine transporter subunit IIA, with protein MIGVILTGHGNFATGMESAAQLIVGKKENLVAVDFKPGSSDTDLKNELGKAFDKLASCSHIVVLTDLMGGTPFKTSAMLSVEHKNSTVTYGANLPMVLELCMSMADPINDIEDFIDKTIQIGKEQINKFVFDKVQGSNNEDEGI; from the coding sequence GTGATAGGCGTAATACTAACAGGGCATGGCAATTTTGCGACAGGAATGGAAAGTGCGGCTCAATTAATTGTGGGGAAGAAAGAGAATCTTGTGGCTGTTGATTTTAAACCGGGAAGTTCTGATACTGATCTTAAAAATGAGCTTGGGAAAGCATTTGACAAATTGGCGTCCTGCTCCCATATTGTTGTTTTAACTGACTTGATGGGAGGCACGCCATTTAAGACATCAGCCATGCTGAGCGTAGAACACAAAAACTCCACAGTCACATATGGGGCAAACCTGCCTATGGTTTTAGAACTTTGTATGTCGATGGCGGATCCCATAAATGATATTGAGGATTTTATAGATAAAACTATACAGATTGGCAAAGAGCAAATCAACAAGTTTGTTTTTGATAAAGTTCAAGGATCTAATAATGAGGATGAGGGAATTTAA
- a CDS encoding 50S ribosomal protein L25/general stress protein Ctc — MERPVLTATVREAKKSENNKLKREGKVPAVVYGKGYGPVNISVDEKELFKILKEKGESSLINLELNGERFPVLIKEVQRHVLKDTFEHVDFFKVSMDEQVEYNLPVILKGTAKGLKLGGVLQHQKHEITVKSLPDDMIESLEVDISDLDIGDTLTVGDLKVDSKITILDDPDEVIASVLAPKLEEAAEAAETTEEAKEPELVRESKEEEEE, encoded by the coding sequence ATGGAACGTCCAGTTTTAACAGCGACAGTTCGCGAAGCCAAAAAAAGTGAAAATAATAAATTAAAAAGAGAAGGCAAAGTTCCGGCAGTTGTTTACGGCAAAGGATATGGCCCAGTAAATATCAGCGTGGATGAAAAAGAGCTTTTTAAGATTCTAAAAGAAAAAGGAGAAAGCTCCCTTATAAATCTTGAGCTAAATGGCGAAAGATTTCCTGTGCTAATAAAAGAAGTGCAGAGACATGTATTGAAAGATACCTTTGAGCATGTAGATTTCTTTAAGGTATCAATGGACGAACAAGTTGAATACAATCTTCCTGTTATCCTTAAAGGCACGGCAAAGGGATTAAAATTAGGCGGAGTCTTGCAGCATCAAAAACACGAAATTACAGTAAAATCACTGCCTGATGATATGATCGAAAGCCTTGAAGTTGATATTTCTGATCTTGATATTGGAGATACTTTGACAGTAGGAGATTTGAAAGTCGACAGCAAGATTACTATTTTAGACGATCCGGATGAAGTTATAGCTTCAGTGCTTGCGCCTAAGCTTGAAGAAGCTGCTGAGGCTGCTGAAACTACTGAAGAGGCCAAGGAACCGGAGCTTGTTAGAGAAAGTAAAGAAGAAGAGGAAGAATAA
- the nagA gene encoding N-acetylglucosamine-6-phosphate deacetylase, which translates to MKKLIKSTRIYTERGCIDGGFVIENGKFKKIFLKPDLPHTFDGETIDYGNQRIIPGIIEMHIHGYMGWNAMSPDVKEIKKLSKSLTTCGITGFTPSNHYSSTVFDNNAAIAQTMNEKQEGARIFGIHMEGPFISKERLGSVMPSETANPDLNLMKKYYETAEGKITTVTLAPELEGIFEIIDFLVERGINVCLGHTNATYSEAITAIDRGAIITQKTGNCMKPMHHREMSVLGAALLDERVYNEINSDGAHTSIEFLKLCYRLKGKNKLCIIADNGVMSGMKKGRYNLPDRGIYEVGCDGLLHISDGTIDGSALPMIHGIRVWVEKVGIPMEEAVQMAALNPARVLKLDHKKGSIQELKDADFAVITDDYEVVATYVEGELEYNLSQKGSYENKDIYEYLIESY; encoded by the coding sequence TTGAAAAAACTTATTAAATCTACGCGAATTTATACGGAAAGGGGATGTATTGACGGAGGATTTGTTATTGAAAATGGTAAATTTAAGAAGATATTCTTAAAACCTGACTTGCCGCATACTTTCGATGGAGAAACAATTGACTATGGAAATCAAAGAATAATTCCAGGCATAATTGAAATGCACATTCATGGCTATATGGGCTGGAACGCTATGTCGCCCGATGTGAAAGAAATCAAAAAACTAAGCAAATCCCTTACAACTTGTGGTATTACAGGCTTTACTCCTTCCAACCATTATTCCTCAACTGTCTTTGACAACAATGCGGCCATAGCTCAAACAATGAACGAAAAACAAGAAGGGGCAAGAATTTTTGGAATTCATATGGAAGGCCCCTTCATCAGCAAAGAGCGCTTGGGCTCTGTGATGCCTTCAGAAACAGCAAATCCAGATTTAAACTTAATGAAAAAATACTATGAAACTGCCGAAGGAAAAATTACTACAGTGACGCTGGCGCCAGAGCTTGAGGGCATTTTTGAAATAATCGATTTCTTAGTTGAAAGGGGAATAAATGTCTGCTTAGGCCATACCAATGCTACCTATAGTGAAGCTATAACGGCAATTGATCGAGGAGCAATTATAACTCAAAAAACTGGCAATTGTATGAAGCCCATGCACCATCGTGAAATGAGTGTTTTAGGAGCAGCGCTTTTAGACGAGCGCGTTTACAATGAAATAAATTCGGATGGGGCGCACACGAGCATTGAGTTTTTAAAGCTGTGCTACAGATTAAAAGGGAAAAATAAGTTATGTATTATTGCAGACAATGGTGTTATGTCAGGGATGAAAAAAGGACGATATAATTTGCCGGACAGAGGGATATATGAAGTAGGATGCGACGGTTTGCTGCATATCAGCGACGGTACAATAGACGGCAGTGCGCTGCCTATGATTCACGGAATACGCGTTTGGGTTGAGAAAGTGGGCATTCCTATGGAAGAAGCAGTTCAAATGGCCGCGCTAAATCCTGCTCGCGTGCTAAAACTCGATCACAAAAAAGGCTCAATACAAGAACTTAAGGATGCTGATTTTGCTGTAATAACCGATGATTATGAGGTAGTTGCTACTTACGTAGAAGGAGAGCTTGAATATAATTTAAGTCAAAAAGGCTCATACGAGAACAAAGATATTTACGAATATCTGATAGAAAGTTATTAA
- a CDS encoding sigma 54-interacting transcriptional regulator, with amino-acid sequence MTNKEKIYELVKKGTILANNQKTPDTVGVTAEEISNALGLKRNYVSSLLNELNREQKLIKVNTRPVHFIDKNVFEERTGKNAAENLIYGSFEELFEENSQTKEKDLCNVHLTGQNPFSKFIGFDGSIKYQIEQCKAAVKYPPNGIPILINGQTGTGKSFLAQLMFEYALQNEIIQPEAPFLIFNCAEYANNPELLSANLFGYAKGAFTGAEKDFKGIIEQADGGYLFLDEIHRLPPEGQEKLFLFMDKGIFRRMGESSGWRKASVRFIFATTEKPETFLLDTFSRRIPIVITIPPLKERPIAEKVQLIYIFFKQEALSIKKNLCISKQALRVLVNSDFKGNVGQLKNDIKLACARAYNDYSNKNQARDCIDINLMMLPEHLSHNYITDESISESTISEMLTDDLIIKALQDDSPDVFSLINKKQAETYKIFFNDIVQLSKALQVESNRDAVLDKIAVVIDDFFDYLILGSMRPYAANDTRNIRFDTILAAVHNAFGIIKNKYNLRYYDNVGYKIAGFINQSIEYRYLIDINGYDVKSNKYLENIKRLFPEECGASEKISDFLRTALDISLTPFEIYIITLYLLSMKKSEVPKRPKAVVIAHGFSTASSIANVANHLLGENIFESFDMPIDVRTEEIVKKLKQYMQEVNTSYGIIILVDMGSLEEIYEGLESISDGVIGIINNITTQLALDAGSQILQGLSVEETISKVTGNHRLNYKLIKPTAKKKKAIVTTCITGIGTAMRIKDLMVKSLGEYSNLLEVIPVDYLELKNKGTKAGTLNSFDVIAIIGTKNPDVDFAPYYSLEDIISGKREEEFGKLFKNIIPEDGIMQLNQSIIKYFSLENVLKHITILNPDKILDHAEAAIEILQYELKVKFTNDIKICLYVHVSCLIERLVTKTQIGGLDPELLFNFEKQNKDFIENVKKSFKDIEKLYNVDIPLSEVYFIYLMLEGKL; translated from the coding sequence TTGACAAATAAAGAAAAGATATATGAACTGGTAAAAAAAGGCACGATCCTTGCGAATAACCAAAAAACTCCTGATACCGTCGGTGTTACAGCTGAAGAAATTTCCAATGCCTTGGGACTAAAGCGCAACTATGTAAGCTCCCTGCTTAATGAACTAAATCGAGAGCAAAAATTAATAAAGGTAAATACTCGACCGGTGCACTTTATAGATAAAAACGTTTTTGAGGAGCGAACAGGAAAAAATGCTGCCGAAAATCTAATTTATGGAAGCTTTGAGGAGCTTTTTGAAGAAAACTCACAGACAAAAGAAAAAGATCTCTGCAACGTGCATTTAACCGGACAAAACCCTTTCTCAAAATTTATAGGGTTTGACGGCAGCATAAAATATCAGATTGAGCAGTGCAAGGCTGCAGTAAAATATCCTCCAAACGGTATACCGATACTAATAAACGGTCAGACTGGCACAGGAAAGAGCTTTTTAGCTCAGCTTATGTTTGAATATGCCCTGCAAAACGAAATTATACAACCGGAAGCGCCTTTTTTAATTTTTAACTGTGCAGAATATGCAAATAACCCTGAGCTGCTTTCGGCAAACCTATTTGGATATGCAAAAGGGGCGTTTACAGGGGCGGAAAAAGATTTTAAAGGAATAATAGAACAGGCAGACGGCGGCTACTTATTTTTAGATGAAATTCACAGGCTGCCGCCTGAAGGCCAGGAAAAGTTGTTTCTGTTTATGGACAAAGGCATATTTCGACGCATGGGAGAAAGCAGCGGATGGAGAAAGGCTAGTGTCAGATTTATCTTTGCAACCACTGAAAAACCCGAAACATTTTTACTTGATACTTTCTCAAGGAGAATTCCTATAGTAATTACGATACCTCCGCTTAAGGAACGGCCGATTGCAGAAAAAGTACAGCTCATATATATCTTTTTTAAACAGGAAGCGCTGTCTATTAAAAAAAATCTTTGCATTAGCAAGCAAGCCTTGAGAGTTTTGGTAAATTCTGATTTTAAAGGCAATGTGGGGCAGCTTAAAAACGATATAAAACTTGCCTGTGCCAGAGCTTATAACGATTATTCCAATAAAAACCAAGCAAGAGATTGTATCGATATTAATCTTATGATGCTTCCCGAACATTTATCCCACAACTATATAACAGATGAGAGCATCTCGGAGAGCACAATTTCTGAAATGTTAACAGATGATCTTATTATTAAGGCTTTGCAGGACGATTCACCGGATGTCTTCTCCTTAATCAATAAAAAACAAGCCGAGACATATAAGATATTCTTTAATGATATTGTCCAGCTTTCAAAAGCTCTTCAGGTTGAAAGCAATCGTGATGCTGTTTTGGATAAGATTGCAGTTGTAATAGATGACTTTTTTGATTATCTGATATTAGGAAGCATGAGACCATATGCTGCAAATGATACAAGAAATATAAGGTTTGATACGATTTTGGCAGCTGTCCACAATGCTTTCGGAATAATAAAAAATAAATACAATCTTAGATATTATGACAATGTAGGATACAAAATCGCGGGTTTTATAAATCAATCTATTGAATATCGCTATTTAATAGATATCAACGGATATGATGTTAAATCTAATAAATATCTTGAAAATATTAAGCGCCTTTTTCCGGAAGAATGCGGAGCATCTGAAAAGATTTCAGACTTTTTAAGGACAGCGCTTGATATATCTTTGACGCCTTTTGAAATTTATATAATAACACTTTACCTGCTCAGCATGAAGAAATCAGAAGTTCCCAAAAGACCCAAGGCCGTGGTGATAGCTCATGGATTTTCAACGGCAAGCAGCATAGCTAACGTAGCCAATCACCTGTTGGGAGAAAATATTTTTGAATCTTTCGATATGCCTATTGATGTTAGAACCGAAGAAATCGTAAAGAAATTGAAACAATATATGCAAGAAGTCAATACATCTTACGGCATAATTATTCTAGTGGATATGGGCTCACTTGAAGAAATATACGAAGGTCTTGAAAGCATTTCCGATGGAGTTATAGGGATAATAAATAATATCACCACTCAACTGGCTTTAGATGCAGGCAGTCAAATCTTACAAGGTTTAAGCGTTGAGGAAACGATAAGTAAGGTAACCGGCAATCACCGCCTAAACTACAAGCTCATAAAACCTACAGCCAAAAAGAAAAAAGCGATAGTTACCACCTGCATTACCGGAATAGGCACTGCCATGAGAATTAAAGACCTTATGGTAAAAAGCCTTGGAGAGTATTCTAACCTGCTTGAAGTAATTCCCGTAGACTATCTGGAATTAAAGAACAAAGGGACAAAAGCAGGCACATTAAACAGCTTTGATGTGATTGCAATTATAGGAACAAAGAATCCCGACGTAGACTTTGCGCCTTATTATTCACTAGAAGATATTATATCGGGCAAACGAGAGGAAGAGTTTGGAAAATTGTTTAAAAACATTATTCCGGAAGACGGGATAATGCAGCTAAACCAATCTATAATTAAGTATTTTTCTCTGGAAAACGTATTAAAACATATAACTATCTTAAATCCAGACAAGATACTTGACCATGCAGAAGCCGCAATTGAAATCCTCCAGTATGAATTAAAAGTTAAGTTTACCAATGATATAAAAATATGTTTATACGTTCACGTAAGCTGTTTAATAGAAAGACTTGTTACAAAAACGCAGATTGGCGGTCTCGATCCGGAACTCTTGTTTAATTTCGAAAAACAAAACAAAGATTTTATCGAAAATGTAAAGAAAAGTTTTAAAGATATAGAAAAGCTTTATAATGTAGATATTCCACTATCAGAAGTGTACTTTATCTATTTAATGCTGGAAGGCAAGTTGTGA
- the pth gene encoding aminoacyl-tRNA hydrolase gives MFLIAGLGNPGKEYEDTRHNVGFMVLDKISEKLNTSINKVKFKGLIGDAMYKGEKILLLKPLTFMNLSGESVADAARFYKIPLENIIIIYDDMDLPTGRIRIRPEGSSGGHRGMDSVIYQLASDKICRIRVGIGRPDGRKDPINYVLGKFQKEEAEDIKTAIEAAADAALCIISEGVQKAMSIYNGFDAAQDRQKGKGSDLFDK, from the coding sequence TTGTTTTTAATAGCAGGTCTGGGCAATCCCGGTAAAGAATATGAAGATACGCGCCATAATGTAGGATTTATGGTGCTGGATAAAATATCTGAAAAATTAAATACATCAATTAATAAAGTTAAATTCAAGGGTTTAATTGGAGATGCTATGTATAAGGGCGAAAAGATTCTGCTTTTAAAGCCCCTTACATTCATGAACCTGTCAGGTGAAAGTGTAGCAGATGCTGCAAGATTCTATAAAATACCTCTCGAAAACATTATAATAATTTATGATGATATGGACCTTCCTACAGGCCGCATAAGAATAAGACCTGAGGGAAGCAGCGGAGGCCATCGGGGGATGGACTCAGTAATATATCAGCTAGCATCCGACAAAATCTGCCGAATTCGCGTAGGAATAGGCAGACCTGATGGCAGGAAAGATCCGATAAACTATGTTTTAGGCAAGTTTCAAAAAGAAGAGGCGGAGGATATTAAGACGGCAATAGAAGCAGCAGCAGATGCCGCTCTTTGTATAATATCAGAAGGCGTGCAGAAAGCTATGAGCATTTACAATGGCTTTGATGCAGCACAGGACAGGCAAAAAGGCAAAGGAAGTGACTTATTTGACAAATAA
- a CDS encoding ribose-phosphate diphosphokinase: METRLEVFTGNANPGLAGEIVKYLGIPIGDSWVGTFSDGEIQVRIKESVRGADVFVVQPLSYPVNDSIMEMLIMIDALMRASAGRITAVIPYYGYARQDRKARSRDPITAKLVADLITAAGANRVLTMDLHAGQIQGFFDFPVDHLKAMPILADYFKSKDLSDVVVVSPDVGGVTRARELADRLVTPLAIIDKRRPEPNVAEVMNIIGKVAGKTVIIVDDMIDTAGTLTLGAQALIDRGAKAVYACCTHPVLSGPAIERLKAAPITEIVVTNTIPLRDSQKLDKIKVLSVAPVFAEAILRIHENKPLSTLFDD; encoded by the coding sequence ATGGAAACCAGGCTTGAGGTTTTTACCGGCAATGCTAATCCGGGCCTTGCAGGAGAAATTGTAAAATACCTGGGTATACCTATAGGAGATTCTTGGGTGGGAACTTTCAGCGACGGAGAAATTCAGGTAAGGATAAAGGAGAGCGTGCGCGGCGCAGATGTATTTGTAGTCCAGCCGCTTTCATACCCTGTAAATGACAGCATAATGGAAATGCTCATAATGATAGATGCTCTCATGAGGGCATCTGCAGGCAGAATAACTGCCGTAATTCCATATTACGGTTATGCGCGCCAGGATCGCAAAGCCCGCTCCAGGGACCCTATTACAGCTAAACTGGTTGCTGATTTAATTACAGCGGCCGGAGCAAACAGAGTGCTTACGATGGATTTACATGCAGGACAAATCCAGGGATTTTTTGATTTCCCGGTAGATCATTTAAAAGCTATGCCGATATTAGCGGATTATTTTAAAAGCAAAGATTTGTCAGATGTGGTAGTTGTATCGCCTGACGTGGGCGGAGTGACCCGTGCCAGGGAGCTGGCAGATCGCTTGGTTACCCCTCTTGCCATAATTGATAAACGTCGGCCGGAACCTAATGTGGCCGAAGTTATGAACATTATAGGAAAAGTTGCAGGGAAAACCGTAATTATAGTGGATGATATGATTGATACAGCAGGAACATTAACATTAGGAGCCCAAGCCCTAATTGATAGAGGAGCCAAGGCTGTATATGCCTGCTGTACCCATCCTGTGCTTTCCGGCCCTGCCATAGAAAGGCTTAAGGCAGCTCCGATTACCGAAATTGTTGTTACAAATACAATACCACTGCGCGACAGCCAAAAATTAGATAAAATAAAGGTGCTTTCAGTTGCTCCGGTTTTTGCTGAGGCAATACTTAGAATCCATGAAAATAAGCCTTTAAGCACCCTGTTCGATGATTAA
- the agaB gene encoding PTS galactosamine transporter subunit IIB, which produces MTTPNIVFTRIDNRLVHGQVGNVWVRLTKANLIIVVDDEVAKDPLQQQLMKMTADSYGVGIRFFTVQQTIDTIFKASPKQHIFIVAKTPAVIRKLVEAGVPIKQVNVGNMHFSEGKKPLTPYVYVDDKDLEDINYLKNKGIEVFAQTIPDDKKVIL; this is translated from the coding sequence ATGACAACACCTAATATAGTTTTTACAAGAATTGACAACAGACTAGTGCATGGACAAGTGGGCAATGTTTGGGTCAGACTGACTAAGGCAAACCTTATAATCGTGGTGGATGATGAAGTAGCAAAAGATCCTTTGCAACAGCAATTAATGAAGATGACAGCCGATTCTTACGGCGTTGGTATTAGGTTTTTTACTGTTCAGCAAACTATCGATACCATTTTTAAAGCATCTCCAAAACAGCACATATTTATCGTAGCCAAAACCCCTGCAGTTATTAGAAAACTAGTTGAAGCTGGCGTCCCGATAAAGCAGGTAAATGTTGGAAATATGCACTTTAGCGAAGGCAAAAAACCTTTAACACCATACGTATATGTGGATGATAAAGATCTAGAAGACATCAATTATCTAAAAAATAAAGGGATAGAAGTTTTTGCTCAAACTATACCAGATGACAAAAAAGTAATTCTTTGA